CCGGAAAATGGGGAAAGCGGGAAAGTGGGAAGGCGGGAAAGGCGGAAAACTCCAAGATGAACAGAGAGCGCACGAAAACAggaaaacttttattttatttacccCACGCACGTATTGAGCCCGACTGGCTGCGTGGGTGGGTGAGTTTTCCCGGAAGATGTCAAGTAAATTCTCATTGAAGGCTAAGGCAGTGGGAAATTGCATGGCAACGAAGGACTTCCACTGATAACGTCAAATAAATCGATTGCAGTTAGGGGGAATTATTAAGTCGTCGAAATTAATAAGGATGTGCTGGCAAAGCTGATCAACTTCCATTCGAAATCGCAAAATATATCTGTTCCGGCCAAAGTCTTGAGTAAATATGCGCAGGGATTAGCATGAAGTACGCCCCCGAGTAAATACTGGAGTGTATATATAAGACGAGATGGGGAAGGAGCCTGGAATTCCCTGGCATTTTCCCTCAAAGAAGATTCCCTTTAAGAAGATTCATGTTGGGCCGCCGCCCCACTCACTCACCGgctatttatatttatgttttcCCGGACCCGCTGTTTTCCTGCCAAATCAGGACTCAGTGCGGTAGTCATACGCACTCCTGGACCGGGGtggaattttattttctcatCTGGCCGGAAAGTTTTCCAGCTGGAGTTTTCTTTCATTAGCAAACAGGCGTTTACCCCGGGAGATGGGAGTCCCTCATTAGAGCAGGATAATTAACACGCACCACTACACTTTGAAGGCAAAGGACATAACTCAAGCTGCTTTAATTTACTTTCGGATTCGAGGGACTTGGCAGGTGGCGGGGGCTGGAAATACCAAATAGAAACACCCTGAATTGATAGCCCAAAATGATTTCCAACTCGTTTCGGCGTTAATTGAATATAATTGCAAGGCAAATGGCGGTCCATCAGCTGGGGAATTGAaaattacgcatacgcagcgTTTGACAAACGGGCTGCCGTGCTTATCTGCCAGTGGAACCAAATCGAGGCATTAATAAACCCCTTTTCAGACATTTAGACATTAAAGATGCCAGTCACGCAGGCTACCAACTCCGAAAAACTGCAAATGGCGAAATCGGCAGGAAAACACTTGGTtggcaaacacacacacacagtatACACAATACACATCTGGCAACAATGGCGTGTGTATTCGCAGGGCCTTATTTATGAGGCAGGATATGCGGCATATCCTGGCCCCAGAAGTCTGGCATCAAACGAATTACGGCCGCCCACTAATTGCAGCAAGTTAAAACGAAAAGTGTGTAGCCGTTTCCGCTTTCCTCAGTCTGGTAGTTAAGGCTACACCGGAAATAAAGaataaatcaatttaataTGCGTTCCTAGCTCAATGATCTCTGTGTTTTATAATCTTATATCATTTTAACCTTAGAAAATCACATTAATATGATAGAATATTTAATTAGGCAGGACGTTTTCGCTTCCCTGCAGTTAAGACTACACCGGAAATAGAGAAATAGTCAATTGGATATGAGTTCCTAACTTTATAAACTctattttaaatacaattataTAGAACATCAGATTATTCAGTTGAATTTATCCCAAAATGGTATTTGCTATatcatataataaatatttaattatttctctctgtgcacACATTTGTGTAGATGCGTGCCCACCACGTGCGTTAACAATTTACGCAGCTTAAGTAGCGCGggatatttatgtttatgattACGTTGCGGTTCGCAGACTCCTCCCTTAAGAACGCCTCTTAACGTTTTCCCTCTCACACATCTCAAATTACACATACGCCGTGTGCGCCCTCCGTGAATCCAGCCTAAGTGGGCCAAAATGCCAGAGTGCCGAACACACAACTGCAATCCATGGCAAATAAAGTTCCGTTGGCGAGCTCAAACCACAAAGTTGTAAACAAATCGTTAATCACTTGGGGCACAAGGCCAAAAACGAGAAAGCGAAAGCTGAGTTTTCAATTTGTTCGGCAGTCGCACAAGGACAACAATTGCGGGCACAAGGACGCAATCAGTTGTTTGCAGTGCCCCCAAAACTGTGCAGCAAGTGTATCTGTGTTATATACGGTACATGCATATGGGTACATGCAGTGAGCCAGCATATTTAAACTGGGTCAATTGCCGGCGTCGCTGCTGCAGCGCTCTCCTAACCTTCAGCATAAAAACGCAGCATAAATGCAGGCGCATAAAAAGCGAGGAGGAGCTGGGCGATAAGGGCGGCGAAAGCGTGTCAAGGCGAGCGCCAAACGAAGCAAAGCGACCGCAAGGTGACCCAGTAAATAAGGGGGTGGCTGGGTGGCTGGGTGGCTGGGTGGCCGGGTTGCAGGCGGAGCTGGCAAGGACGCGGACCGGACCCGGGCTCTGTTATCAGTGCAGGCGGCATCGAGCATGGCCAGCTCGTTCGGGCGGCATCGTTTGCCGCTCGGGCGAGAGTCCAAGGACTCTGGATCTGGCTttcagccagccagccagccagccagttGCATTGTCCGCACCCACACAGTCGCACTTGGCACCGGGCCGGCACCGGTTCGAATCGCTccagctcctgctcctgcaTTCGCTAGTGAAACCGCAAAGTACAACTGCTCCTGCAGAACAGAACCCCGTCGCGTTCGTATCGCCACCATGAATACCATGGCACTCAATTACTATGTGGAGCGCAGTGACTACGAAAGCTTTGGCAGCCACAGTCCCTCGGGGGACTGCTCCTCGCGCTCCTCTTCGTCGTCTTCCGAGGATTCCCTGATGCCGCCGTATTCCCGCCAAGTACGCACGAGATTTCATACCCTCTTGGGATcctaaataaatttaaatagtttaaaatCCTAAAATCACTAACCCTATATACCTTCTAGTTACCCCATTTTGTCTTCTCAATGTGAAGTTTCCGACAAGTACGAAAGAGATCTTACTCCTTGATCTGAAATcctaaataaaattaaatagtttaaatttcttataaaaacCTATATAACTCTCACATACCATATAAAACCCTAATTCCCAAGAACTAAAGAGATTTTACTTCCTGATcctaaatatattaaaatagttttaagtCTCCAAACACCCTATATAACTTTTCCCTATCAATAACCCTATATACCATCTAATAACCCCGTTTTCTCCTCTCTTTGCAGTCCAAAAAGTTCCGCTGCACTTATCGGGGCTGTCACTATGTGGAACCCGACCAGAATAAAATCGTTCGTCACATTAGGAAAACACATTTGGGGTAAGTGAACAAGAAATTGCACTACTATCAGAGGATTAAGTGGTGAGCAGCAAGTGGGTGGGGCCTTGACTTAGCCACCGACCTTCTTTGGGACCTCCCCCAAAGGGGGGCAGCTCAAAAGTGGAGCACTCGAGCCCAGTAAGCAGGTCACACGAGCACGAGTATAGCTATAAAGAGCCCCTCTCCATCACGCAGATTACTTTGCTGTGCGCACCTGCAGGCCAGCTGGTGGCTGGTGGGAGTTGGAGGAGCAGGTGGTGCGGTGGTGCAGCGGTGCGCTTTTGAGGCCAAGGTCCAATTCCAATTCCGATTTCAATCGCCCACACACGATCCGCGCTGAGCTTTGACACTTGCCAATCTCGTTTCCTATGTAAATCAAGGGGCTTTCGCAGGGGGTTTCGTAAATAAAAGACGCTTTGGGGCtttgttttttgttgcttttgctttgACATTGTTCTCTCTTCTGCATATATGCGGTATATCTAttcgtatatatatataaatgtatatgctttatatttatgtttgcAGTGTATTGTGTGTTGgagtgtttttatttgttgctcTATAAAGTACAGTCGGCATACAGGATACAAGCCCACCGAACGCGAGAATGTTGGGTTGTGTGTATAGGTTGACTGGTGAACGCTACTAGGTGTATATCTAGGTGTATATGCTTATAGGGCGCTCGGCTTGCTGGCAGCGATACAGTAGGATCTATGACCGGATCTGGGGTGCGAAACTTAGGACCGAACAGAACTACTACTGAATTAATCGTAATCGTATGCGGGTATATGTATAATCTCTCGGCGCGGGCCGGCCTTTAGTATGTGGTATCGTAACTTAGCACTAAATCCTATGAGCAAATTTCTTACATTTTGAAACGAACTAAACATAAACACGGCCGACAAGTACAAAAATTGAAACTAGCTGGAGGTACACtcaatataatataataacacACATAATAGATACAGTACAATCTGAATTTGTTGGTTTGTTCAAAGCTTTCGGCAAAAACTGCAATTGGCAATCGGCATATTAACTAAGAAACTTCCTGAAGCGCAGTCCCGCATGGGTTAAATATCGTTATTACTTTTCACATACGTTAAAAACACTATTACTATGGGCTAAAATTAGCTTAGGCTTATTAATATGCTGCGTGTTCTAAACAACTACATTAGTCTGCCTTGATTTGTtgattgtttgtttgttggttGCTTGCTGGGATGCTGGGTTTCCTCCGATTTGTCCGATCAAATAAAAGGGTTAAAAAAGTTGGGAGGTCGTATGAAAAGAAGGTAGAACTGCCGGTGCAAAAGGTGTGCATAACGTAAACGCAACTGAGTTTCGAGAGTAGGGGAAATAATTTAcacttttcaataaataactAAACATAAACTGTAACAAAACAAGAGTTGACAAAAAAGAATCAATCGTTAAAGTTGAGCGGACTTGGAGCGAAGAGAATTCCCAGAAAGATGTATTGTTATTCGATTCGCAGCCGTCCTAGTGCGGATGCATAAGTCCGTGGGTGATGTCCATGCCATCGCCCATTCCATTCACGCTGAGCCCGCCGTTTAGCATGCTAGAAGCTGTGGGAAAACATTGTATAAGTAAAGATGCTTTTAAATATCTAGGCTGACCTTACAATTGCGCGATCCTTGCGTGTCCACTTGCGTCCAGTACTGTTCAGATGGACTCTGGGTACTAGTCCCCGGCGGCGCTTGGACCGGCGCCCCCGTGTACCGAAAATACGGATTCTTCAGGTCCAGGGTGTTGCTTGACGAGATCAGCGTCCCCTCGATGTGCAGGTCGATGGTCACGTCGTACGACTGCCGCCGGTTGGCCTCCAGCAGGACGCGACCGGTTAGCGTCTGGCCCTGCTTGATAAAGATGGGCATGGGCAGTAGGCAGCGCACCTGATACCAATGCGTTAGCGGCGCCGTGGGCGACGTGGAGAGCCACACGTTCTGGCTGCTGCCGCTGAACTCCACGTCGAACCAGAAGGCCAGTCCATGGCAGATGCCAGTCTGCAGGATGTGGAACTCCAGGGGGATGTCTGTGAAAGGTCAGCAGTTAGCTGCTGTCTCATTTGACCCTGCACAAGTATAAATACTCACCAATCAAATGCAGGTCGTCCTCCTTGTCGTTGAGGAAGTCGCACACGTGCCGCACCGACTTGGCCATGCAGATGCGGATGTCGAAGGTGTCCACGATGGGCTGGCGGAAGTACTCCTTCATGCCTTCCTTGTGCAGCGTGGTCAGGTCGACGCCGTGGAAGGCCGACTGGTACCAGAAGTTGGCCTTGTTGTATTGCTCTGAGTACAGGGACTCATCCGAGAAGGGGGCGATGTGCAGGTCGCCGTGCGTTGGGTACATCTTGCCGTGCGGCTTCAGCCACTTCCTGGCGTGCAGATACGTCTCAAGCATGCGCTCGTTGTAAAGCATGTAGCCCATGGGCTCCGATATGATTACGTCCACCTTTTCGGGCAGCTCGATCTCCTCGATCTTGCCCGGTATCACAGAGATCTTGTTCTGCATATTGTTGGACTCGACCAGCTGCTGGGCATACTGGGCCATGTTAGAGGCCTCAATGGCATAGACCTTGGCGGCACCCGCCTGCACGGCAAAGAAGGACAGAATGCCCGAGCCAGCGCCCACATCCAGGACGATCTTGTCCTGAAAATCCACCGCATTGCCCAGTATGGCCCGCTGGTAGGTGCTCGTCCGCACATAGTCCTGCATCATATTCTGCTGCTGGCTAAGGTAGCCGTAGAACTGGAAGTACTGCGAGGCGGACGACTCCTCGGTGCGCTGGGAGAACACAGACTTGGGCCTCAGATGCTTCACATTCTCCACCACCTTTCGGAAGAGCTGCTGGTCCTGGTCGCTGGCGAAGCGCAGGACAAGATTATCGGCGTCCAGGGAGACGGCATAGCTGCGTCTGCCCATTTGGGCGGCATCCGTGTCGGCGGCTATCATGTACTCCTTGAGCACGTGGCCGTGGTCCTCATCTGGGAAGGGAGATTAAATGGGTTAAATGGTTACTAGGGACTACTCCAAGGGGCATCCTCACCTGCCACCACGCGGAGCACGACTCCCTGGGAATCGTAGCTGCAGAGCAGCGTACAGCTGCCCTTGTATTTGTTGGCAAACTCCAGTTTTTGCTCGTCGGCAATCGCGCTGATTACCACGCCGCTGAACTGGCAATTGCTCAGCGGGGAAACGGAGGCGGCGGTGGCCAGTTTCCGGGGCTCCTCGGGTCGCAGGCTGGACATTTTGGCTGGCTTTGTTGGAGGGCAAACAAGCAAAGGATCAAAAGGACCTCtggctttttcttttttttccctTCTTAATTGACAATGTAGGCCGTgctatacacacacacacaccgacacgcacacacacacacgcaggcAAGGAGatgcagacagacagacgcgCAAATTTTTTCTCTCTGCGATATGCGAATTTTCCACCACACCGGAAAATGGCTCGTGAATGGGGCAGCTGGGGTAATTGGCGCGCTGGCTTTCAAGGCGCGCTGCTCTGCGACTGGGACGGCTGCTCAAAATCGATCGCTCTTGTTGATTTCGTATTGATTTCCACGTTCCGTGCGTATTTTTTTTGCAGAAAGTAGTGTTCGAGCTGCAGTGTGGCCGTGGATGGCTTTTATCCCTAGTTTTCAGTATTCAAATATACCGAAAATAGGAGATAGCGGGAAGATTAAGCGGTGGTATATTATTGGTATTTAAGGGTGGTGTCTCCGCTGTGCCGGGGCTTTAGTACGTAACATAAGCCaccgtaagtgtcagtaaaaaagggagatagcctcagcgtaagtgtcagtaaaaatGAGATGCAAGATGTGCTCTCTGCTCTCCGAACGGAACGATGAACAACGGAACGTGCGTATTTTTTGCTTCAATGTGGCCGTGGATGGCTTTTATCCCTAGTTTTCAGTATTCAAATAAACCAAAAATAGGAGATAGCGGGAAGATTAAGCGGTGGTTTATTATTGGTATTTAAGGGTGGTGTCTCCGCTGTGCCGGGGCCTTAGTACCTGCTATTTAGTTGGCAACGCGATACATAAAGCCAAGAACTAAGAAACGGTATTTCAAAATTGATGTTGAGTACGGAATTCTTGTACCtagattttaataaatataaaatgggCGATATTGCTTTATTATCCACAATTGTAGGCATATACATGAATAGGaaagaaacataatttaaaaaaaataaactttgtAGTTAAAGAGTAGTAGCAGTCCTTTTAGGTACTTAAGACAGCATCTCTACTCCGAGACATCCTTCTAATCAACTCGCCACTTTGCAGGAAGAAGGCCCGTCGTTCGGCAGATGACAACGAGGAGAACGAGGAGGACTTCTACTACACGGATGtggacgacgacgacgagcAGGTGAAGCCCAGCCTGGCCTCCGAGCCGACGCTGAGTCACCGGGACATGGCGCGTCCGCCGCACGAGGATCCGGAGTACCAGAAGCAGATTGTGGGCAACTTCAAGTGGGTTTCCCTTAATCCAGGCTGTGGATTTCACCACTAACCCTTATCCATTCTTTTTAACAGGCAAGGACGGGCAGGCAGCCACTATAACCACCTAACGCAGCCCCATGGACGCAGCATCAGTGGCAGCAACATCCCGAGCAcccaccagcagcagctgcagaaCAACAACACCAGCTGCATCCCCACTTCGCACCTGGCCCACCACAACTACACCTGgccagcggcggcggcggtgggcggtggcggcggcggcatcTCCTCATCCACGGGGACGGGGCTCGTGGCATCCGGATCCAGCTCCAGTTTGTCATCCTCGCCGCTGGGCAAGCACGCTCGCTCGTCGTCCACCCGTCCGTCCCACTCGGTAGCGCCATATCCATCGCCGACATAcgtccagcagcagcagcaccacagCAACAACCACCACACGCAACACCACAACTACgccggcagcagcagcaacagcagccacagcagcagcagcagcagcagtccgGTGATCCACAGCAACAGCAGTGCCAACAACATGCTGCAGCAGCTCTCACAGCAGAATGTCACGGTGACGGCACACCAcagccaacagcagcagcagcagcagcagcaacaacagttgcagcagcagcagcagcaacatcaccaccaacagcaacagcaacacagccaccagcagcagcaacagcagcagcacctcCTGTCCAGTGTGACGATCACGCCCAACTACCATCCggcgcagcagcaacatcagcagcagcagcaacaccaccaGCCGATGCGGCAACATCCACAGACAACTGCCGGCAACCTGGTTGCCcaaaacaacagcagcaatccgctgcagcagcaacacttGGCGCAACCGGCGGTGGCCAAGCAAACGCCCCATTCGCCAGGCAAGAGGACGCGTGGGGAGAACAAGAAGTGTCGCAAGGTCTATGGCATGGAGAAGCGCGACCAGTGGTGCACCCAGTGCCGGTGGAAGAAGGCGTGCACTCGCTTTGGGGACTGAAAGCGACAGAAGTCGTCGACGGAGGCGGCAAACCAGGCGTCGGCGCAGCAGTCCAAggcggcagcaacagcagcagcagcagcagcagcaacaaccacTCCCAACCAAGCAGCAACTCCCAGTccagcggcagcaacatccTCCTCCAAGATGACCACCACGGTGGTGCGATTGGCGGCCGAGGTGGCTGCTGGCAAGCAGCTGCCCTCCTCGCTGACCATCAAAACCAATAAGCGGTATGGAGGACaggtgcagcagcagcagcaacatcccTATGCGGTGAGCGCCAACAGCAACACAATCAGCAACAGGCCAGTGCGTATACGCAGTGTGGCCACCTCGGTGATTGTGGCGCCCATGGCCTCCGCCAAaatggaggaggaggaggaggaggagcaagCTGGGGAGGAGATGCAGATGGAGATggagttgcagcagcagcaggagcggGAGGCTCTGGAGGATCAGGAGGAGGCGCAGGTGGCTGCTGCCAACGGCCTGCTGGCCTGGAGCCGGGCAGCCGCCAGTCAGCAGCAGGCGCAGGCCGTGCTGATGCAGGGTTGAGCCCGCCGAGAACCACTGGAACCACTGGAACCACCCGACTACTGTTAACCTCTGACCCCCAGTTGGTCCTGCCCCGCTGTTTGTTGCCAGCCGACGACGAAAATCGCAAAAACAcgcaaaaatgcaaatgaaaaaTGGTCTCTTCTTATTTACTCTGCATTGAATTGTGCACCTTAAACACGTAACGGTATCTCTTTTGTTGTTGTGCAGGTGTTTGCCAACTGCCGTGCAAATGTTGCTGACATTTGCGCCCGGGCAACATTTGCAATCTACAATAATCTaattattatcattattattattattattactataaCTATTATTGCAGTGcgtaaatatacatatacatatttatttctaAAATGACTTTGTTAATTCTTATGTTAGAGAGCAAGCAAGCAAGCAAGCAGTTGGcagatttt
This region of Drosophila subpulchrella strain 33 F10 #4 breed RU33 unplaced genomic scaffold, RU_Dsub_v1.1 Primary Assembly Seq354, whole genome shotgun sequence genomic DNA includes:
- the LOC119559901 gene encoding zinc finger protein 704, encoding MSTGRRLAKRSIIGTKVCAKGPDGLWYSGTISDVKTPPSYMGPLSPPPPPTFLAPGEAQLNADTRYLVRFDFKTAVESPAASTSTSSSSSTSSSSSSSSSSSTSSTDPSVIVEARRVASVHISPAQALRRSAMIKEFRESDLIGPGFRSIMDTELQPGQRVYFTYNGREQSGDVVKHDATKDEVIVKITTVGNEEPIELKKRLDEVRLLESRRSARLADQDRDTDFARLADMSGERRRTIQNSIEVPTMQNQRKRPPSDPQDSYEETCRAAEILSSMKLQSPHGSMADKCSSPGSSSSASWSSGSASPPLSDDGHAHHSPHNIMSPHDAANARIRTTSVSTSDEGIVIDFKEERKKKSKKFRCTYRGCHYVEPDQNKIVRHIRKTHLGKKARRSADDNEENEEDFYYTDVDDDDEQVKPSLASEPTLSHRDMARPPHEDPEYQKQIVGNFKQGRAGSHYNHLTQPHGRSISGSNIPSTHQQQLQNNNTSCIPTSHLAHHNYTWPAAAAVGGGGGGISSSTGTGLVASGSSSSLSSSPLGKHARSSSTRPSHSVAPYPSPTYVQQQQHHSNNHHTQHHNYAGSSSNSSHSSSSSSSPVIHSNSSANNMLQQLSQQNVTVTAHHSQQQQQQQQQQQLQQQQQQHHHQQQQQHSHQQQQQQQHLLSSVTITPNYHPAQQQHQQQQQHHQPMRQHPQTTAGNLVAQNNSSNPLQQQHLAQPAVAKQTPHSPGKRTRGENKKCRKVYGMEKRDQWCTQCRWKKACTRFGD
- the LOC119559903 gene encoding histone-arginine methyltransferase CARMER; translation: MSSLRPEEPRKLATAASVSPLSNCQFSGVVISAIADEQKLEFANKYKGSCTLLCSYDSQGVVLRVVADEDHGHVLKEYMIAADTDAAQMGRRSYAVSLDADNLVLRFASDQDQQLFRKVVENVKHLRPKSVFSQRTEESSASQYFQFYGYLSQQQNMMQDYVRTSTYQRAILGNAVDFQDKIVLDVGAGSGILSFFAVQAGAAKVYAIEASNMAQYAQQLVESNNMQNKISVIPGKIEEIELPEKVDVIISEPMGYMLYNERMLETYLHARKWLKPHGKMYPTHGDLHIAPFSDESLYSEQYNKANFWYQSAFHGVDLTTLHKEGMKEYFRQPIVDTFDIRICMAKSVRHVCDFLNDKEDDLHLIDIPLEFHILQTGICHGLAFWFDVEFSGSSQNVWLSTSPTAPLTHWYQVRCLLPMPIFIKQGQTLTGRVLLEANRRQSYDVTIDLHIEGTLISSSNTLDLKNPYFRYTGAPVQAPPGTSTQSPSEQYWTQVDTQGSRNSSSMLNGGLSVNGMGDGMDITHGLMHPH